GACAAGGAACCTTGCCACCCTGCACTTATGACTTGGTCAAAACAGACTTGGCTGTGACAAAGGATATGACGAAACTAGAACTGTAAGCTAAGTGCCGGAGTATGATATTTTAAACCCTGAAGTTCAGTTCTGCTTTTGTAGGAGTTGTACTAATTGATTGTCATATATGAAAGATGTTGAACAAACTTCAATGTTCTGTTAACTTCTATATGGGTTGATTGGACCCTATTACCAGTCAAAAATAAATGTTACCATGTGCTGGAGGCCACAGGTGCTTTATAGAAATTGTTGGTAGAGCGTCTCAGAACACTTGTTTGAacttattaaatattttttttattgcaacttTGATGTTCGGTGCAATTAGTTCCTTAAAATGTGTACTTTTTCGGTATCCAATGTGATTTGATGAgcatcttttctgtttttgaagcttttaacTGGTGCTGTTACTTGTTAACAAGACCCTCTGGGAATGTATCAGGGGCTGTGTTCTCAGTGACCAAAAGACTAGATTTTAATCGACCCATGAAAGGTACTACGAGCTTGCTGGACCTCATGTTGCTCCAGCAGTATCTGCTGAATTTCAGGTGTGATAATTTGCTCTTTGGCAGATGTCTCCTTATTATGATTATGACCAAAATACTAAAGTCGATAACTGCTGCTAGAGCAATAACAATGGATCTTTTAGAGCAGCCTCTTCCACCTTCACTCCTCCTACTTACACCTCTGTCCTCTCTCATTTTCACTAATAAAAACAAATGCTTAGATTAGTCACAACTTCAAAAATCGATGCCCCATTTCTGTTGCCAGAAAATAATCACTTCTCCTAtccaagaggaaaaaagaggagaaaaaaatcgCTTATTTCTTGGACAGAAGACTACAGTGTTGCCTACTGATAGGAATGGAAGATTTGCGTCTCTCATTGCTAGTTCAAATCTGGTTTTTGTATCTGACTGCTTCTGTTTCTTGCATACCCCGGAACAACCCTGGGTCTGCAATCTCTTCCGCTTAACTAGATAATGCTATCTCAACAAAGTTATGGAGGTCGAAACCTTCGAATGAGTGGCCCTCTTCCAGGTGAAAACAAGATGATGCCGTAACTGTAGCTATATCATATATCCATGCCCAGTCACTTGGCTTCCCACTCCATACTCTGGAAACAAGTGAAAGAAGGAAAGGAGAAAACAGGACCTATGCAAATATAGAAGCATACTGTTCTATGAATTATGCGAACGCTCTGCGCTGCACTCAAATGTAATTGATGAACTAACTTGCTTTATGCGGgtgtatgtgttttttttttttttttttggtaaggaaacgGGTGTATGTGTTTATCTCGACAAATCTTACTAATCATCTCATCTTCTCCTTAAGTAGACGCATGTCTGTCATCCAATTCCCTAGAACAATTCCTAGAGATTATTCTTTCACCCTTGTCAATCCACCACATTTTGATTGCATTATAGCCCCCGGGAAAGATCAGATTCAGTTGTGCAGCGCCACTTCACAACCCAAGATTTCAATTACTGGCCAATATGATGCTGAAGACACAGCTTCATTTGAAGGACCCTGAAGAATGGTACCCCGAATGTACTTGTCAAGATTTAACATATCAATTCTAGGAATTGTTTGGGGAAGCATAGTGAATCGGCAAGCAAAAGCTGCAGTTGAGGTAGGATTCTCATTCTTTGGACCTGTTTACTTCCGATTTTACTACAAGATGGAAGCAAAAAGACTGGGAGGAGAAGGCACATAGAATTCACCTGGAGCTACATATTAAAGCCTCTTATTCTGATAGAACTCGACTCATTTGCAAAGACTTGGTTGTTTGGCGCCGGAACTAATCTCGCCAATTCATCACCAACATGTGCGATAATTTCATCATTGAGGATTATTATCGAGGATCGTTACTAAGCTTGAGATCACAGTGAACCGTAGGCTTCTTGCTATGGTGATGGAGATAATGTATAGCATAAGCAACGTTGATACCGATGCTTACCCTTTAAAAGGCTCGAGTTGCTTGGCTCGTCACGTACCTCGTTCTCTCCAGGAGTTAGTTGTAGCCAATCCTCCAGGTTTCCATTGACCATAAATTCGTAGACTAGGGCCTTAAAATCGTCCACATCATTTGTCAATTCCTGAACAAGATGTCATGATCTTCACAAGATTACAGTGTCTGATGTTTCTCTATGCCTCGCACTCACGCCATGAAATGGCTTCGTCAAGACGCTGATGAAAGAGATTTCTTGGAAGAGGTTGAAGCCAGATCGTGTCTTTTATTCGTAACCTGCCAGATTGAAAGAATCAGCGACACCGTCAATCCTAACACTGATGAAGCAATGGGTTCGACCGTTTTTGAAGTCTGGTTCTATTTTCTCCTCTTCGGAACCACTAGGATGCATTGAGGAAGACGAAACTCGGGCTCTCCATGGTATAACTTCCTATTTCCAACTATTGCTGGCGGTGATGCTTAGCCGTGCGAGAGGTACTTCGTCTCTTGCAAACTGGAATTGAACTGAGAGAACGAGCTGATCTGTCCACCGTGCTTGAGTGCGATAGCTTATCACTCGTTGAGAGAGAATCTTGGACGTTTCTCTAAGCCCATTGGCCAAGCGCGCAATCATTGAAGAATGCAAGGAGCGTCCGGCTCAGTTGAAGTTCGTGAAGATTGTCCATTGCCCACGTGAGTCCAATCAAGCTGCCGATTGGATTGCCAAAGCCCACCACCGAAACATCTTACACCTCTAGTTGGTTAACTTTATCATCTCAGCCTCTTTGGGATATTTTGCGTTCAGAAACTGATATGTTATGTTCATGGGGCTCCAAGTTGGACAACGATGGTCGACTAGCTCAGCTAGTTCGCGACGGGGCTCGCGGAGACACACAGCAGTAAGCTCACGGGTTTATCATGGCTGAAGGACGACACGACTCACGGTGGGGCTTTCAATCTACGATGAATAGCAGCTCGTGGTTCAGTGATGGCTCGGCAACTCTCGAATTCACGGGCCGACCTACAAAACAAAGGCACAGGTGACGTCGATGGAGGGTGGCGACTGCTCTGGCTGCAACTGACGACGTCGGATGGAGCTGCAGATTGCAACGACAGTGATTTCTGGCGCAGCAGATGGACCGGCGAGGGTCTCTGTCTATTCACAGTCCACCGTCGTTGCGACTCAATGGCTAGCAGGGCTTGGTAGGGATGGAGACTCGACCATCGGGTGGTCGGGCAGCCACTGGTGGCCGTCGGCTTTGGTACGAGCTAGGCAGCCGGAGAGAGGCGGTGTCTACTCGAGGAGGAGGCAACAGACCTCGTCATGGGCGAAGGCAGAGTAGCATTAGGTGAGGCACGGTGGCGGCTGAAGGGCCCGACAGCAATGGACGTCGTCAGTGTCGGGGATTCGATGACTGCTGGTCATGGGCAGCAAAGGCTGCGCGAGGTGATAGCGGACCGGGGGCGGCCACCGGGGATTCTCGACTGTGCTCTTCCTCTGTCTAATTCTCACGTGTATTTTCGGAGACTGAATTTGCCGACCTAGAGTTTTTGCTAGGTTCAATTTTTGTCTATCTATGGAATAGTCCCCCAAATTTTGGGTCTTTGCAATTTGATCATCAGGGACGAAATTTTGATCAATTAGACCCTCACGTGGCGGGCCCGCCgattgaatcggcttggctGACCTGTGGCTTCTTTCGTAGCTTGTCTGCTCCTTCTGTGCTTAATTGAGTTCTTTTTTCTAACTAATTAAGCTTTAACCGAAGGCCCTTTTCCCCTAATTAAAGTTTAACGGGCTGAATCAAGCTCCAGTTAGGCCCTAATAGCCTTATGAATTTCGACACACACCCCCCTTGCAGGCTGAATTTTGCCTTGGTTCACACGTCGATTTCGAATCCATTTTCGCCACCGGTCCGATTAAAATGCAAGAACACATGCATGGATAAATTAAACTAAACTATacgaaaaatgatttaaatatttttgctagggactatagttaatccctaattttttatgcaataaatgactaaatgaATTGCTAAAacttaggtgtcaacatttagGAACATAGGGCAATTCCTAACATCCTAGTATTTCGCGCAACAATTCAGCCACAGATAGCCTTCCCTAGTCAAACTGCACAAACCTAGCTTTCCTTTTGAATCAAATTTCCTGTAGCTAAGGGTTTGTTTGGTAATTCTTTTgttcccgaaatagaaaaagaatataaacCCATCTGTGTATGTGTTGATAGAGGAAAAGCAAGTCGCGACGCTGCGTTAATTGACTTTTTGTTCTCtggaacaaaaacaagaagtaaaagaaagtaatttctttattatCGAGAACAAAAAGCGAAACAaagtcattttagaaaaataagctcAGTATAATTTAATACTCATATTTACAACCACGAGTCCACTGCCGGTCATTGTAGGTCATCGATTGCCATTGCCGTCGAcggctgccgccgccgccgttgaCGGTCCTTATCGCCTCCACTtgcttttttataattaaatataaaaatttaagaatataaattttttggttCATACCAAACAAATTTATATTCCTTTTATATTTCGGAAATAGAAACTTTGTGCAATTATTAAACGCGTTCTTCTATTTAGAAGTTGCCCTCGTAACAGAATAAAAAACATATCATTCCTACTCAGAAATTATTCTCGGAACTGAAATGTTACCACACGTGTCCTAATTGATAGCAATTCGTACTAGaaaccataaaaagaagaagcagcagcagcatggCAATTTATTTCGAATTCATTTTATTATACTACAGCACCAAAACAAAGTTTTAGTAAACTTACAATACTCAATAATGTGCGTGCACATTACAGGCCTTGTGCCAGCTTAAAACATTTACAGATACGGATGGTGAAAGACAACAACTATCATCTTTAAGGAAAGATCTTCAGTTATGTATTTTACCcgcaagtttctttttctttcgtcATAATTTTACCTGCATGTTTCCGCTTGCATAAGCAATACTGAATGTATAGCGACGAGAGAAGAGACAAGTTCTAACAAAATTTATGCTATAGAGTAGAGACATGTTGTTTCATTGTCGTCCGAGTTAACCCCGTGCAAAGAGTTTCTCTCTGATCTTTCGCAGCTGATTTGCAGCTCCGCCGATGCTCATCCGCCTTCCAGGCACTTCATCGGAGCAAACGACTCCAATATTGTATACCGTAACCAAGCACTCTTGAAATATGCCGTCGCTTTCGGAGAGCCAATGTTGAGGACCGTTGGGGCTTGAatgattctctctttcttggagCAGAATGCGATTCGTAATTTCCAGCACTCGTTCGAGCAAAGCTTCTGCCACAAAGCTATGAAGAGTCAAATTGTCTTTGAAGGTGTCATCGGTGGGACTCAACCCCGTGAACATCTCCAATAAGAAGATGCCGTAATCGTAGACGTCACCTTCTCTTGACACCTTGCATCCCATCGTATATTCTGCCACAATGTAGATTATAGTGCAGGTGAACTTTTGGAGTGCGGATCATTAAAGCAGAGTGTAATGGGCGTAAGAGTTATCATGCGGCTACCAAACTCACAAAAAGACCCATCAACATCTTTCACCTAAATAAACTTTCTCGCTTTAAAATAGAGATTACCCGGTGGAGCAAAACCAATTGTTCCTCCGATGCCCACCGAGCTCGTCCGATTAGCCACGGTATTCGAGGATGATCCAAGGAGGAACTTTGCCAATCCAAAGTCACCAACATGGGCGACCATCTCAGCATCTAAGAGGATATTGCTCGGCTTTAGATCACAATGTACGATGGGGATGTGGCACTGGTGATGAAGATAATCCAGTGCAGAGGCGACATCAATAGCAATGTTTATCCTTTGAAAGAAATTCAATGTCCGGGTAGGCTCATTCCCGTGAGATGGTGTTGGGTTTGGGTGTAACCACCTTTCGAGGCTTCCATTTTCCATGTACTCATAAACTAAGGccttaaaatcattttgctgatgatcAATACCCGAGCAAACCGTCAATATCTTTAGAAGATTTCGATGTCTCACGTTCCTTAATGCCTCGCACTCCGCCAGGAAGCTCTTCAGAGCACCACGATGCACTAAATGAAGCACCTTCACTACAACGGTTGTACCATTCTCCTTAAGCATCCCCTTGTAAACAGAGCCAAAGTTTCCAACACCGATCAAAttcattgaagaaaaatcatcggtTGCTTTTAAGAGTGCTCGATAAGATATGTTTGGACATGAGTCGTCCATGGAAGTTGAAATcggttcttttactttcttcttcaaccaacGAAGATATAGAAAAACCACAACAAGAGCTATTCCAATAATGACAAAAGTAGCACAAGCCGACGATACCAATACAtggatttttcttctcttggagCGTTTGGAGATGCACTTGGGGAGGTGAAATGCTGGCAATCCCCCACAAAGCTCATCGTTCCCAATAATAGAAGTCGCGGTAGCATTCTTAAAAACTCCTTCAAGCGGTAGCATGCCTTCAAAGCTATTGTAagacaaattcaaaagtttcggGGACCGAAATAATGCTAAAAATTCCGGAATCCGACTTGTCAAATTGTTGCGTGAAAGATCTAGTTCTTCAATACCTCCTAacgatttgatcgattgcagaATGGACCCACGGAAAAAATTTCCCCCCATCCTCAGCGTGGTCAATCCAGTACAATCCCCTAAACTATTTGGGATTTCACCTACCAACATGTTGTCGGAGATGTCTAACTCGGTCAGAGTCTTTAAGTTCCCTACTTCCATGGGTAGAACCCCACTCGGATGGTTCCAAGACAAGTCCGTAACGATTGTTATCGAGGAAAGACCTATAAGCTGTGGGGGTATGGTACCGCTGAGATTATTATTAGAAAGATCAAGCCACTGCAGAGATTGACACTTTGATAGATGTGAAGGAATTTCCCCATGAAAGTTGTTCCAACCGAGACCTAGTGTGATCAACTTGGTTAGATTTCCTAAAGAAGTTGGGATCGTCCCTCCCAGGTTGTTATCCGTTAACAGCAATGCCCCTAAATTTTGTAGATTCCCGAAATTTGAGGGGACCTCGCCCGAAAACTTGTTGGCATACATATTTAAATGGTCTAGGTTGACTAGACTTCCAATCTCTCCAGGAATCTCACCAAACATAAGGTTCTCATTCACATAGAACCACTTGAGAGCGTGCGAGAAATTACCTATGCATTTGGGCAATGCCCCGCCGAGTCCTGTTCGATCAATTCCGAAGAACCGTAATCCGGT
The sequence above is drawn from the Rhodamnia argentea isolate NSW1041297 chromosome 9, ASM2092103v1, whole genome shotgun sequence genome and encodes:
- the LOC125316444 gene encoding probable LRR receptor-like serine/threonine-protein kinase At3g47570, with the protein product MELGHFGFARYLAPACRFLLSSLALAPCFVQASSATNETDKLALLAFKAAVKDPYGALASWNDTIGFCHWHGVTCGPRHPRVTILNLTSLGLLGPISPHIGNLSFLSEIHLQNNRLVREIPPQVGRLRRPTSLHTITVSGNRFSGTIPPSLLNLSSLTRFGVLDNRIQGSLPAGLGLTLPNLQIFSIAKNQLEGPIPPSVSNWTKLEVIQSGANKLSGKVPSFKNMPWLWYFAIFDNQLGSGNAEDLSFVCSLTNSTGLRFFGIDRTGLGGALPKCIGNFSHALKWFYVNENLMFGEIPGEIGSLVNLDHLNMYANKFSGEVPSNFGNLQNLGALLLTDNNLGGTIPTSLGNLTKLITLGLGWNNFHGEIPSHLSKCQSLQWLDLSNNNLSGTIPPQLIGLSSITIVTDLSWNHPSGVLPMEVGNLKTLTELDISDNMLVGEIPNSLGDCTGLTTLRMGGNFFRGSILQSIKSLGGIEELDLSRNNLTSRIPEFLALFRSPKLLNLSYNSFEGMLPLEGVFKNATATSIIGNDELCGGLPAFHLPKCISKRSKRRKIHVLVSSACATFVIIGIALVVVFLYLRWLKKKVKEPISTSMDDSCPNISYRALLKATDDFSSMNLIGVGNFGSVYKGMLKENGTTVVVKVLHLVHRGALKSFLAECEALRNVRHRNLLKILTVCSGIDHQQNDFKALVYEYMENGSLERWLHPNPTPSHGNEPTRTLNFFQRINIAIDVASALDYLHHQCHIPIVHCDLKPSNILLDAEMVAHVGDFGLAKFLLGSSSNTVANRTSSVGIGGTIGFAPPEYTMGCKVSREGDVYDYGIFLLEMFTGLSPTDDTFKDNLTLHSFVAEALLERVLEITNRILLQERENHSSPNGPQHWLSESDGIFQECLVTELTNDVDDFKALVYEFMVNGNLEDWLQLTPGENEGPSNEAVSSASYWPVIEILGCEVALHN